The stretch of DNA GGCCGACTGCGGAAGACTCAAATGGCAAGCATCGCTTCTGGGTAGCTTAGTCAAAGATCACACCCGAACGCTGACCGAGCAGAAAATCATCCGCACACTCACACCAGCTCTCTTCGTTGGGTTTTATCCCCTAATGGGACGCACATTCTCACTCCGGGCCTTTGCCAAGAAGAGTTTTCGGATGCCCACGTTCAACGATTTGTATTATGCCGAGATAGGCAATGCGCGGTTGGAACCCGAGACAGCTATTCAGTACAATATAGGTTGTCTGCTTGATCAACCTCTTCGTCACATCTTTTGGAAGCATCTTCGTTTGCAAACTGATGTCTACTACAACACCGTTCACGGAAAGATTGTAGCTTATCCTAAAGGACAACAGTTTCGGTGGACAATGTTGAATCTCGGACGGGTTCATATCACAGGCGTCGATGCCGAGGGAGAAATCGCTGTCAAGCCTTGTTCCGATCTGACCCTCACCACCCGACTACAATACACCTATCAACAGGCACAAGACATGAGTTCGTCCTCCGCTTCCTACTATCGCCATCAAATTCCCTATATTCCCTGGCACAGTGGGTCGGCCATTATTACTACGACGTGGAAAGGCTGGACGCTGAACTACAGTTTCATCTACACTGGCGAGCGATATAACCAACCGGAGAATACGGCCTACAACTACATGCCGGCGTGGTACACAAGCGATCTCTCACTGACCTGCGCCTTTCGATGGCGCACCACACGTTGGAAATTCACTGCCGAGGTGAACAATCTCTTGAATCAGGATTATGACGTAATTCTAAACTATCCCATGCCGCAGCGCAACTTTGGTTTCTCGCTCGATGTGAATCTATAAGTAAACTCATTCATTTGAGAAATGACAACCTCTAAAATAGAAATAAAACAATGAGAAAAAACTTTTTTATTCCCCTCGCCATTGTCTTGTTCGTTACCGCCATGATGGGCTCTTGCCGCAAGGACGATCTTATCGTTCCCTCCGAAACAAATGACACAGGCCAGAAGGCTACACCCGGTAAAATCTTAGGCCTTTACGTACTGAACGAAGGAAACATGGGCAGCAACAAAGCTTCCGTCGACTTTCTCGACCTATCGGGACTGCACCCAACAATACGCTATCAGCGAAACATCTACGTCGAACGCAACCCCAAGGTGGTGAAAGAACTGGGCGACGTGGGACAGGATATTCAAATCTATGGCAGTCGGCTGTGGATGGTCATCAACGCCTCCAACAAAGTGGAAGTAGCCATGGCCAGCAATTGTCGGCGCATCGGTCAGGTACAGATTCCCAACGGTCGGTCCATCGCCTTTCACGGTCGGTTTGCCTACGTCTCGTCTTACGCCGGTCCTCTCAAAGACGGTTCACAACTTGGGCGAGTGTACCGGATCGACACGCTGACCCTGGAAAAGGTAGACTCACTTGTCGTAGGCTACCAACCCGAAGAACTCTGCGTCGTCGGCAATCGTCTCTATGTAGCCAATAGCGGCGGCTATCGCAATCCTCTTTACGATCGAACAGTAAGCGAAATTGATCTCAACGAGTTTCGCGAGAGTCGAAAGATTGATGTCGACATCAACCTCCATCGCTGTCAGGTCGATCGACACGGACAAGTTTGGGTAAGTTCGCGCGGCAACTACGCCGACCAGCCTGCTCGTCTACACTGGCTCGACAAAGATGGTTCGGGGCACCTGCAACTTGCGGGCAGTCTTCCAGCCCTCGTCTCGGGGATGTGTATCGTGGGCGATTCGCTCTACTACTACGGTGCGCAATGGAACAACGCCACAGGCAGCTATACCTTCTCCTCCGGCATCATCAACGTGCAGACACACCGAATCGTGGCTCACACCCTCTCCTCCTCGCCCGAATTCTCGGCCATTACCATGCCCTACGGTATCATCGTGAATCCCCTCCGCCGCGACTTCTACCTCATGGATGCCAAGGATTTTATCTCAAGCGGCGAACTGTTGCACTTCCACGCCGACGGAACTTTCGACTACAAAGTCTCCACGGGCGACATCCCCGGTCATGCCGTCTTTCTCTATAAGCCCTAATCCCATTTGACCGGATGCGTTTGTAACAGCCGACGCGTAACTACCCCATTTGGTGCCGACGTACCCCTACGCCGGCACCAAACAAATGCATTATTGAAAAGGAATCTTTTGCGAAAAAGAAAAAATCGATAACTTTGCTTGTGATATACATGAACCCCTAAACAATAACAATTATGTCTAACGAAAAAAGACACACCCTGAGTGAACGTTTCCACGTAACTAAGTTCACCCTCTTTGTAGTGGCCATGATCATCACCGCCATTTTGTGGAATCTGCCCTCGACGGCCTTCGGCATCGACGGGCTCACTGTGATTCAGCAGCGCGTCATCGCCATCTTCGCCTTCGCCACGATTCTTTGGGTGACAGAGGCCATTCCCTCCTGGGCCACCTCGGTGACCTTGATCGGTGCCCTGCTCTTCACTACCTCAGACAACGCTTTCCTTTTCTTCAGGTCGGGCATCGACAAAGCCGAACTCCTAGATCACGGAGCCCTCATGGCCACCTTTGCCGACCCCATCATCATTCTCTTCCTGGGTGGATTCATTCTGGCCATCGCCGCCACCAAATCCGGATTGGACGTATTCTTAGCCCGAACGTTGCTCAAACCTTTTGGCACTCGGTCGGAATACGTCCTATTGGGCTTCATTCTCATCACCGGTGGCTTCTCGATGTTCGTTTCCAACACGGCCACAGCAGCTATGATGCTCACCTTTCTCACGCCTGTATTCAAGGCTCTGCCGCCCGAGGGAAAGGGGCGCGTGGCCCTGACGCTGGCCATTCCGATCGCTGCCAACATCGGCGGAATGGGGACGCCCATCGGTACGCCTCCCAATGCCATTGCTCTAAAATATCTCAACGACCCCAACGGACTCAACCTCGGGCTCGGTTTCGGTCAGTGGATGGCCTTCATGTTGCCGCTCACCCTATTGCTGCTGCTCATCGGATGGTTTCTGCTGAAAAAATTCTTCCCTTTTAAGAAAAAGACCATCGAACTGAACATCGAAGGAAGTGTTCAGCGCGGTTGGCGAACGACGGTGGTGGCCGTCACCTTCATTCTGACAGTCCTGCTTTGGATGTTTGACAAATTCACGGGCGTGGGAGCCAACACGGTGGCGATGCTACCCATTGCCGTGTTCGCCTTGGCGGGAATCGTCAACGCAAGAGACCTGCAAGACATCAACTGGAGCGTCATTTGGATGGTGGCCGGCGGATTTGCCCTGGGACTGGCTCTGAACGAGTCGAAACTGGCCGAACGCGCCATCGAGAGCATCCCCTTCGGCTCGTGGTCGCCGGTAGTCATTCTCCTCATCTCGGGAGCCATCTGTTACATCCTCTCCAACTTCATTTCCAACACAGCCACGGCTGCTCTGCTCGTTCCCATCCTCGCCGTAGTGTGCAAAGGTATGGGTGAGAGTCTGGCAGGTATCGGCGGTACACCCACCGTGCTCATCGGTATTGCCATCGCAGCCTCTACGGCGATGTGTCTGCCCATCAGTACACCGCCCAACGCCATTGCCCACTCTACGGGACTGGTTCACCAGAACGAAATGATGAAAATCGGACTCTCGGTAGGTCTCATCGGTTTGATGTTGGGTTATCTCCTTCTCTTCTTTATCGGGAAAGCGGGGCTCATTTAAAGACTCATCCGCTCTTCATATATGAAATCGGCAAACCGTCGGCACAGACAGGTTTGCCGATTTTCATTTTCCAAAGCCTTGGATCGCCAAAAAAATGAGTGAAACAAAGCTTATCGCCTACCATTTTTGGTCAAGAATCAGTGAACAAACCCCTAACTTAGGGAACTTATCTCTCCAACAGAGGGGGACTTGGCCATTTTGCCAAAAAGCCGTAACTTTGGCCCCGCAAAAAAGACAGAAACGTATGGAGAAATACATAGAATTGAGAGGCGTCCGAGTGAACAACCTCAAAAACATCAACGTTGACATTCCGCAAAACAAACTGGTGGCCATTGCAGGCGTGAGCGGTTCGGGCAAGTCGTCGTTGGCCTTCGACACCCTCTACGCAGAGGGACAGAGACGGTATGTAGAGTCGCTCTCGGCCTACGCACGGCAATTTCTGGGCAATATGAACAAGCCCGAGTGCGACTTCATTAAAGGTTTGCCACCCGCCATCGCCATCGAGCAAAAGGTCAACACACGCAACCCGCGCTCCACCGTGGGGACAGCAACCGAAATCTACGAATATCTCCGACTCCTCTTCGCCCGCATCGGCAAGACCTACTCGCCCCTCTCGGGCTGCGAAGTGAAGAAACACACCACTGAAGACCTCATCGCTTGCACCCGCAGCTACTCGAAGGGAACACGATTCGTCGTGCTCGCCCCGATTCTCATTCCCGAAGGTCGCACGCTGAGAAAACAACTGGAAATGGCCATGCAAGAGGGTTACGCCCGACTCTGGCACAAGGGCGACTTCATTCGAATAGACGATTTTCTGGCCACGCCGTCGGCCGAAACCACCGAGGTAGCCGACCTTTTCCTACTCATCGACCGCCTCGCCATAGACGATACGAGCGAATACATCTCGCGTCTGTCCGACTCGGCAGAAACAGCCCTATACGAGGGTCATGGAGCCTGCCGACTGGTATTCCTGCCCTCGAACATCGCCTACGAATTCTCGACCCGCTTCGAGGCCGACGGTCTCACCTTCGAAGAACCCACCGAGAATCTCTTCGCCTTCAACTCCCCGCTCGGAGCCTGCCCCACGTGCGAAGGTTTCGGCAAGGTGATCGGCATCGACGAGGCCCTCGTCGTACCCAACACCTCGCTCAGCGTCTACGAAGGCTGCGTGCGATGCTGGAACGGCGATAAGATGGGCGTTTGGAAAGACGAGTTCTGCCGCAGAGCCGCCCAGGACAACTTTCCCATCTTCAAACCCTACCACGAACTCTCACGCCGGGAGAAAGACATGCTCTGGCACGGACTCCCCTCGGAGAAAAAACTCGACCCGTCCGACCAAATCTGCATCGATGCCTTCTTCCGCATGGTCAAGGAGAATCTGTACAAGATTCAATACCGCGTGATGCTGAACCGCTTTCGCGGAAAAACCCTCTGCCCCGACTGCAACGGCACACGCCTGCGAAAAGAGGCCGCCTGGGTGAAAGTGGGCGGAATGTGCATCGCCGACCTCGTGGAGATGCCCATCGGGAAACTCAAGACGTGGTTCTCACAGCTGCAACTCGAAGGCAACGATGCACGAATTGCCGACCGACTGCTTACCGAAATCAACACCCGTCTGCAATTCCTCCTCGACGTCGGTCTGCACTACCTCACCCTCAACCGCCCCTCCAACACGCTCAGCGGCGGCGAAAGCCAGCGCATCCAGCTGACCACCTCCTTGGGCAGTTCGCTCGTGGGCTCACTCTACATCCTCGACGAGCCGAGCATCGGTCTGCACAGTCGCGACACCCATCGACTCATCGACGTTCTGCGCCATCTCGTCGCCATCGGCAACACCGTCGTCGTAGTAGAGCACGACGAGGAGATTCTTCGCCAAGCCGACCATCTCATCGACGTCGGCCCCGATGCCGGTAGGCTCGGCGGCGAAATCGTCTTCGAAGGATCCCCCGCCCAACTCTCTACGAATGCCTCCCGGGAATACCCTCGCAGTCATACCGTGGCCTATCTCTCGGGAGCAGAGAAAATCACGCCTCCCGCATCCGGTCGCCGCCCCTGGAACCTCTTTATCGAGGTGGAAGGTGCACGGATGAACAATCTGCGCGGCATCGACGTGCAATTCCCCCTCAACGTGCTCACCGTGGTGACGGGCGTGAGTGGGTCGGGCAAGTCGACACTCGTCAAAGGCATTCTCTACCCCGCCTTGAAACGACTCCTGGGCGACGTGGCCGATGCACCCGGCGATTTCATCCGCCTCTCGGGCGATACCGATAAGATCGAACGCGTCGAATTCGTCGACCAGAATCCTATCGGCAGAAGCACCCGCTCCAATCCCGCCACCTACGTCAAAGCCTACGAACCCATCCGCCAGCTCTTCGCCTCGCAACCCCTGGCACAGCAGTTGGGCCTCTCGGCGCAACATTTCTCCTTCAATACCGAGGGCGGCCGATGCGAAGAGTGCAAAGGGGCCGGCGTAGTAACAGTGGAGATGCAGTTCATGGCCGACCTCGTGCTCGAGTGCGAAAGCTGCCACGGCGAGCGATTCAAACGCGAGGTGCTCGACGTGCGATACAAGGAAAAAAATATCAACGACGTGCTCAATATGACCGTCAGCGAGGCCATCGGCTTCTTTTCCACCCACCGGCAATCTGCCATCGCCGCTCGCCTGCAACCTCTCGAAGACGTGGGACTGGGATACATCAAACTCGGGCAAAACTCTTCCACCCTCTCCGGCGGCGAGAACCAACGGGTGAAACTGGCCTACTTCATCGCACAGGAGAAAGCCGCACCCACGCTCTTCATCTTCGACGAGCCTACCACCGGATTGCATTTCCACGACATCCGTCGCCTGCTCGAGGCCATGAGCGCGCTGATTTCTCGCGGGCATTCCGTGCTGGTCATTGAGCATAACATGGATGTCATCCTTTCGGCCGACCATGTCATCGACCTCGGGCCCGATGGCGGAGACGGCGGCGGCAACCTCATCTTTGCCGGTACTCCCGAAGCCCTTGCCGCCTGCCCCGAAAGCATCACCGGGAAGTATCTCCAATCCCATCTCATCGATCATGGGTCAGCATCGGATAACGTATGAACAAGATGGGTGAATAGGCCTCTGTGTCTTCATGACATCGACACGCTCTCGCCTCCATAGAAAGCATTCTAAGTGGGGGATAGTGGTGTTACTGAACAGTTCAGTAACACCATTTTTGTCTCCGTGGCCCTACTGAACAGTTCAGTAGCACCATTTTGGTCTCCCTGATCGTTTTGAACAGTTCAGTAGCATCATTTTGGCCTCCGCGGTCGTTCTGAACAGTTCAGTAGCACCATTTTAGTCTCCGCGGCCGTTCTGAACAGTTCAGTAGCCCCATTTTGGCCTCCCTGGCCGTTCTGAACAGTTCAGTAGCATTGGCGAGCAATCTTTTATAAATAATAAAATCAAAAAAAAGACATCTCCCTTTTAGGAAGATGTCTTTGATGGTTGGGATACTCGGACTCGAACCAAGAATGACAGGACCAGAATCTGTAGTGTTACCATTACACCATATCCCAATGTGAGCAATTGTCCTTTTATGACTGAATTGCGATGCAAAGGTACTATATCTTTTTTGAACAACAAACAAAAAGATCCTTTTTTTATTCGCGAAGTTCAAAAAGAAGAACGCTCTACAATAACGTATAAAGGATCCTTTTTGTTTGAATATTTTTAACAAGCAACTCCGGCTTTTCTTATGCTTATATTTGTCGTGTTCATTTTTTTTCGTTTACTTTGCAAGCTATATAACTAAAAAACTTTATTTTATGACGAACACAAATAAAGGACAAAATGTATGCGGACTGAAACCTGAGGATTTTCAGACAAGCATCAACGGAAAGGAAACAGAATTGTATATTCTCCGTAATCAACAAGGAAACGAAGTGGCAATCACCAATTACGGAGGAGCCTTGGTCGCTATTATGGTGCCAGACAGAGATGGAAAGCTGGCCAACGTGATTCAAGGACATGACAACATCCAAGATGTGATTCATTCGCCCGAACCTTACCTCTCAACGCTTATCGGGCGGTATGGCAATCGAATCGCACGAGGGAAATTTCAACTGCATGGCAAAGAGTATCAGCTACCCATCAACAATGGGCCCAACTCGCTACACGGCGGTAAGAAAGGATTCAACGCTAAGGTTTGGGATGCTTTGCAGATGAATGAAAATACAGTGGTGTTGAACTATATTAGTGCTTATGGAGAAGAAGGCTTCTCGGGCGAAGTGAAAGTAACGGTGATTTATACCTTTACCGATAACAACGAATTGGTGATAGACTACATGGCCAAAACAAACAAGAAGACGGTCATTAACCTCACAAGTCACGGTTTTTTCTCCTTAACAGGTATTGCAAATCCCACTCCCACCATTGAGAATCTTCAATGTGAAATCAATGCAGATTATTATCTCCCCATCGACGAGGTGAGCATTCCCACCGGTGAAATTCGCTTAGTGGAAAACACACCGTTCGATTTCAGAAAACCTAAACCTATTGGGCAAGACATCGAAGCCGACCACGAGCAGATCAGACATGGCGCAGGATACGATCACTGTTTTGTACTGAACAAGAAAGAGGAGGGCGAACTGAGTTTTGCAGCCCGAATCGTAGAGCCGACAACAGGCCGAACGATGGAGGTTTTCACCACGGAGCCAGGTGTACAACTCTATACCGACAACTGGGCAGACGGATATAAAGGTCAGAACGGGGCAACCTTCCCACGAAGAAGCGGAATCTGCTTTGAAGCACAGCACTTCCCCGACACGCCGAACCATCCTTATTTCCCCTCAGTGATACTGAATCCCGACGAACAATACAAACAAAAAACCATTTATAAATTTGGCGTTCAAGCCTAAAGAAGAGCCATTATTCTTAACTAAAAACATTTTACGATTACTCATATGGAAAATTCTCAAAGAAAAAGCGGAAGCATCGTTGCCATCATCACGATGATGTTTCTCTATGCGATGATTTCGTTCGTGACCAACCTTGCCGCCCCCATCGGCATTATATGGAAAGCCGCTTTCCAGGGCGACAGTGCCAACACCGTGGGCATGCTTGGAAATGCCATGAATTTTCTGGCCTATCTCTTCATGGGAATCCCTGCCGGAAAGCTATTGACCAAAATCGGCTACAAGAAAACAGCACTGACGGGCATTGCTATTGGCTTCATCGGTGTATTGATACAATTTGTTGCGGGAACATTCGATGCAGGCACGTTCAATGGAAAGTTAACCGGATTTATCGTTTACCTACTGGGTGCGTTTATTTCCGGTTTTTCTGTGTGCACGCTGAACACGGTTGTCAACCCGATGTTGAACCTTTTAGGTGGCGGCGGTAACCGAGGCAATATCTGTTTCTACGCAGCCGTGGGCAGCAAGAACGTGAACCGAGACATCCCCGTGGAATAAAAAACGACTGTTATCAACCTCAAACACGATACGCTTATGGATATTGAATTTGTAAGAAGTCGCTTCATCAAGCACTTCGACGGCAAGACCGGCAGCATCTATGCCTCGCCGGGAAGAATCAACCTGATTGGCGAACACACCGACTACAACGGCGGATTTGTCTTCCCCGGTGCGGTAGACAAAGGCATCATGGCAGAGATTCGACCCAACGGGACAGACACGGTGATGTGCTACTCCATCGACCTAAAAGACCGGGTAGAATTTAAAGTAAACGATCCGAAAGGCCCGCACACCAGTTGGGCACGCTACATCTACGGTATCATTCAAGAGATGAAGCAACTGGGCGTAGACGTCAAAGGCTTCAACACGGCCTTTGCAGGCGACGTTCCGCTGGGCGCGGGAATGTCGTCGTCGGCCGCATTGGAAAGCTGTTTCGCCTTTGCGCTGAACGATCTCTTCGGTGAGAACAAAGTCTCGAAGTGGGACATGGTGTTGGCCGGACAGGCTACAGAACACAACTACTGCGGCGTGAAGTGCGGCATCATGGACCAGTTTGCCAGCGTCTTCGGTCAGGCAGGCCAGTTGATGCGGCTCGACTGTCGTTCGCGCGAATTCGAATACTTCCCCTTCCACCCCGAGGGTTACAAGCTGGTGCTGCTCGACTCGAAGGTGAAACACGAACTGGCCTCCTCGGCCTATAACGATCGGCGCAAGAGCTGCGAGAATGTCGTAGCAGCCCTACAGGCAAAGTTTGCCGACCGGAAGTTTGAAACCCTGCGGGATGCCGACTGGGCCGACCTGGAAGCCGTGAAAGCAGATGTCTCGACGGAAGATTATCGCCGAGCCCACTTCGTACTGGGCGAGAAAGACCGCGTGCTGGCCGTGTGCGATGCCCTGACCGCCGGAGACTACGAGACGGTGGGCCAGAAGATGTATGAAACGCACGAGGGACTGAGCAAGGAGTATGAAGTGTCGTGCGAAGAACTGGACTATCTCAACCAGTTGGCTCGTGAGAACGGCGTTACCGGTTCGCGCATCATGGGTGGCGGTTTTGGCGGATGCACCATCAACTTGGTGAAAGACAAACTGTACGACCGGTTCGTGGCCGATGCCCAAGAGAAGTATACGGCCAAATATCACCGCGCCCCGGCCGTTTACGACGTAGTGATAGGCGACGGGTCTCGCAAAATCTGCTAATCACCCGCCCGTCTTTTGCGGTACACAACAAGGAGGAATGGACACAAGAGCCATTCCTCCTTTTTTTGTATGCCACTGAGCCACTCAAAATCGTCACGGAGACCAAAACGATGCTACTGAGCCGCGCAAAATCGCCACGGAGACCAAAACGATGCTACTGAGCCGCTCAAAACCGCCACGGAGACCAAAATGATGCTACTGAGCCGCTCAAAACCGCCACGGAGACCAAAATGATGCTACTGAGTGGCTCAAAACCGCCGCGGAGACCAAAATGGTGCTACTGAGCCGCGCAAAATCGCCACGGAGACCAAAATGATGCTACTGAGTGGCTCAAAACCATCACGGAGACAAAAATGGTGCTACTGAGCCGCTCAAAATCGCCGCGGAGGCAAAAAGGATGTTACTGTACCCTACAAAATCACCGCGGAGGAAAAAATGGTGTTACTGTACCCTACAAAACCGCCGCGGAAGAAAAAAAATGGCGTTACTGTACCCTACAAAACCATCATCCGAGGCAAAAATGGTGCTACTGTACCCTACAAAACTGCCGCGGAGGTAGAAATAGTGTTACTGTACCCTACAAAATCGCCATCCGAGGTAAAAATGGTGTTACTGTACCCTACAAAACCGTCGCGGAGGAAAAAAGGATGTTACTGTACCCTACAGAACCACGATCCGAGGCAAAAGAAAACGGAGCCTTCCGAGAACTGGAAAGGCTCCGCTGTATGTGTGTGCGTCTTACTTCTTGACGATTCGATTCTTCTCGGGAAACACCACGGTGGGTCGGAAGGCCTTCGCCTCCTCGAAATCCATTTGCGCGTAAGACATGATAATCACCGTGTCGCCCACGAGCACCTTGCGAGCCGCAGCGCCGTTCAGACAGATGCAACCGCTGCCACGTTCGCCTTTAATGATATAGGTCTCGAATCTCTCGCCGTTCTGATTGTCTACAATCTGCACCTTCTCGCCGGCAATCAGGTTGGCCGCCTCCATCAAGTCTTCGTCGATGGTGATGCTGCCCATATAATTGATATTGGCTTCGGTGACGGTGACACAATGCAATTTCGATTTTAAAACTTCTATCAACATGTTGCTTTATCCTTTATACGTAATGTGGTCGATGAGTCGGATGGGCGCGCTACCGCAGTAAACGGTGATGCAGCCAACGATGTGCTGCGAGTCGTCCCAACGGTCGACGGCCTCGAGCGTCTCCCCGTCTACGATGGAGAAATATTCCACCTCCAAGCCTTCGTGCGCGTTGATCTCGGCCGTTACCCAATCTCTCGTCTCCGATAGCGAATGCGACTTGGCCTCAACAAGACTCCGCTTCAATACATCGAAGATGTTGGCCGCCAAGACACGTTCCTCGGTTGTGAGCCGCTCGTTGCGCGAACTCATCGCCAGTCCGCTTGCTTCTCTCACGATGGGACATTCGACAATCTGAATCTGCGCCCCCATATACCTCACCAATTGCTTGACGACAGCAATCTGCTGCCAGTCTTTCTCGCCAAAATAAGCTCTGTCGGGCTTGACAATAGCGAAGAGCCGACTCAAAACCTGGCAGACTCCGTTGAAATGCCCGGGTCTTCGCTCGCCCTCCATCACCGTCGTTGCCGGCGGGAAGGAAAACTCCCGTGTGTCGGGCTGCGGATAAATCTCGGCGACGGAAGGAGTAAAGACGTAGTCGGCTCCCAAGCCTTCGAGCAAAGCACAATCGGCCTCAAGCGTCTGGGGATAGTTCTCCAAATCGCTTTGATCGTTAAACTGATTGGGGTTGAGAAATATACTGACAACGGTTGCTCCATTCTCCTCGACCGAGCGTCTTACCAATGAAGCATGTCCCTCGTGCAAAGCCCCCATCGTGGGGACGAATCCTATCTGAACGTGTTTTTTCCTCTGGCAAAACAACGCGTTTTGCAAATCTACAATCTTTGTAAAGACTTTCATTCCTGTCGTTTTATAAGCTCGTGCAAAATAACGGCTTTTTTCTTAAATAAGAAAGAATATCATTAAAAATATGGCAAAATGCAAGCCGGCAGAATGCAAAATCTAACGCCATATCCCCGTATCTGAATGTTTTTTTGTACCTTTGCGCCGGTAAAAAAGACGGGTGTCCGACATCCATATTAAAAAGAAAGAAATCAGGTATGTCAAAGAAAATCTTATTCATCAATCAAGAGATTACGCCATACGTTCCCGAAACGGAAATGTCTCTGATGGGCAACAAACTTCCCCAACATGTGCAAGAATCTGGCTGCGAAATCCGCACCTTTATGCCCAAATGGGGAAATATCAACGAGCGTAGAGGCCAACTCCACGAGGTGATCCGACTCTCGGGAATGAATCTCGTGATCGACGAGACCGACCACCCGCTCATCATCAAGGTGGCTTCCATCCCATCAACGAAAATTCAGGTCTACTTCATCGACAACGACGACTATTTCCTGAGACGACAGATGGCCGTAGACGAAAACGGAGAAGCATATCAAGACAACGGTCAGCGAGCCGTATTCTTCGCTCGCGGCGTGCTCGAAACCGTGAAAAAACTGAGATGGGCCCCCGACATTATCCACTGTCAAGGCTGGATGGCCGCCACGGTTCCCTTGCTCATCAAAAAAGCCTACCGCGACGAACCTACCTTCGCCGGCACAAAAGTCGTCACATCGCTATTCAACCATCAAATGAAAGGCAGTCTGGGCAACCACTTCAAAAAAACCATCGAATTCAAATCGGCCAAAGCCTCAGTCCTGGGAGAATTCAACGACGCATTCGACTACAACGAACTCGACAAACTCGCCATTGCCTACAGCGACGGCGTGATCGAAGGCGGCCCTGGCATCAAACCCGAACTCCTCGACTTCGCAGCCGCAAAGAAAGTGGCTCTACTCCCATACGCCGGCGAAGATTTTATCG from Prevotella sp. oral taxon 475 encodes:
- the panC gene encoding pantoate--beta-alanine ligase, coding for MKVFTKIVDLQNALFCQRKKHVQIGFVPTMGALHEGHASLVRRSVEENGATVVSIFLNPNQFNDQSDLENYPQTLEADCALLEGLGADYVFTPSVAEIYPQPDTREFSFPPATTVMEGERRPGHFNGVCQVLSRLFAIVKPDRAYFGEKDWQQIAVVKQLVRYMGAQIQIVECPIVREASGLAMSSRNERLTTEERVLAANIFDVLKRSLVEAKSHSLSETRDWVTAEINAHEGLEVEYFSIVDGETLEAVDRWDDSQHIVGCITVYCGSAPIRLIDHITYKG
- a CDS encoding glycogen/starch synthase, which codes for MSKKILFINQEITPYVPETEMSLMGNKLPQHVQESGCEIRTFMPKWGNINERRGQLHEVIRLSGMNLVIDETDHPLIIKVASIPSTKIQVYFIDNDDYFLRRQMAVDENGEAYQDNGQRAVFFARGVLETVKKLRWAPDIIHCQGWMAATVPLLIKKAYRDEPTFAGTKVVTSLFNHQMKGSLGNHFKKTIEFKSAKASVLGEFNDAFDYNELDKLAIAYSDGVIEGGPGIKPELLDFAAAKKVALLPYAGEDFIEAYQAFYDQISTAKK
- the panD gene encoding aspartate 1-decarboxylase, with amino-acid sequence MLIEVLKSKLHCVTVTEANINYMGSITIDEDLMEAANLIAGEKVQIVDNQNGERFETYIIKGERGSGCICLNGAAARKVLVGDTVIIMSYAQMDFEEAKAFRPTVVFPEKNRIVKK